The Streptomyces liliiviolaceus sequence GCGAGCGGTCCTCGCCCTCGATCCTGACCACCGTGGAGGCGCGGCCCGTGTGCGACTCGAAGATCTGCGGTTCGAGACCCACCTCGGCGAGCTTCTCCGCGACGTACTCGGCGGCCTTGCGCTCGCCCGGGCCCGAGTGGTCGCCGTAGTTGCTCGTATCGATCCGGATCAGCTCGCGGCAGAGGTCGACGACCTCGTCCTCACCCTTGATGCTCCTGGCCGTGTCCTGCTCGCTCACGTGCTTCCTCCCACTGTCACTGCTGGTGGTCCCCCACGTCCTTCCCCCTCATCCTCCCTCTCCGTTCCTCCCCGCCCAAGGCCGGACCACGCCCGTCACACGCCGTTCACGCCCGCCGCCCGGCGATCACGGGGCGATCGCCCCGTGATCGGGGGCTCTCCAAAGCCTGGTAATGTTTCCTTCGTCGCCGCGAGGGGAACCCCGCGCGACAGACACCTTGTCCGGGTGGCGGAATGGCAGACGCGCTAGCTTGAGGTGCTAGTGCCCTTTATCGGGCGTGGGGGTTCAAGTCCCCCCTCGGACACAGAGCACAAGAACACTGGTGGGGAACGGGCAGAGCTCGTTCCCCACCAGTGTTTTGTGCGTCCGGTTGCGTCCGGTTGTCTTGTGCGTCCGATGTCCTATGCGTCGGCCAGGACCACGCAGGCGCTCAGATGCCAGGTCTGGCCCTGCTTCGCGGAGAGCTCCACGTCCACCTCGCGGCCTGCGGGTCCGTCGCCGAGCGGGATCTCGACCCAGGTGAACTCCCGGCCGTCGAGCTGTGGGGTGCGGGCCTTCTCCACTCCGTCCACGCGGACGATCAGTGTCCTGTTGAGCGTGTTCGGATCACCGGTGAGCAGGTGGGCGGTGCAGGGGCCCGCGGGCAGCTTCAGCCGGAGCACGGCCGGGGCGCTGTCGCGTACGTAGTCCCGGCGGACGACGTCGAACAGGCCCGTGTCCGTGGCGTCGGGTGTGTTGCCCACCCAGCCGAAGGCCGCTCCCTCGGCCCAGACACTGGCGGGGGTGAGCCGGGTGTAGTCCTTCAGTACCGGCGCCGAGGCGGGCCCGGCGTCCAGCGCGTGCACGCAGCGGGCGGCCGGAGGCAGGACGACGGTCCTGGCCAGACTGCGCAGCGAGGCGTCGAGCACGGGCACGGAGCCGGAGCGCAGGCGTGCGTGCAGGGTGGTGAGCGCGGGAGCGGGCGGCGGGACGACGGCCACCTTCACCGTCTCGTCCTCGCGCGAGTCGACGTAGGTGGTGGCGTCCCCGGACTGCCAGCCCTCGGGAACGTCCAGCGTGATCTCGGTGCGCAGCCCGGAGCCCGTGGCGTTGACGACCTGCACCGGCAGCTCGTTGCGTTCCCCGCCCAGCAGGGCCGTGTCGGCCGGGGCCACGACCGCCTGGAGCCAGCTCCGGTCCTCGTCGAGGACGCGGCTCAGTTCGAACCAGTAGGCGACCAGGGTGTCCCGCCACTGGTCCGCGCTGGTCAGCTGCTGCGCGAACCGGTGGTGCACTTCGGCGAGGCGGCGGCGGTCCACGAGCCGGCGCAGCCCGTCCCACCGGCCGCTCATCTCCGTCACGCGGGCCGCGCCGGAGAAGTGCGTGTCGTAGATGTGCTGGATCACGGTCCTGCCGTTGTCCAGCCGGTGGGTGTACGGGACGTGGTGCAGGAAGAGGAGCAGTTCCTCCGGGCAGTCGTCCAGCGAGTCGTAGAGCGCCTGCGTCGCCGGGGCGTACAGCTTGGTGTAGCCGTTTCCGGTGGTGGCGGTACGGTCGTAGCCGATGCCGTCGCGGTCCGACTTGTGGAACTGGCCGGTCGTGGTCGGGCTGGGGTCGAGATGCCCGGTCACCGAGCCGTCCGGCGGATGGGTGAGGTAGCCGGTGCCCAGCGGCGAGGTGTAGTCCTCGTAGGTGCGCCAGGAGTCGAGCAGCAGGGCGGAGACGGTGGCGACGACGTGGGGGTCGTTGCCGAACGTCATCCTGGTCCATTCGTCGGCCAGTTCCCGCGCGGACAGCCCCGGGTCCCATGCCAGCCGTCCGTAGCCGTGGGTGTTGGCGGCGGCCAGGTGGGATCCGGTCCAGTTGCGGTCGTCGCCGAAGTTCATCACGCCGGCGAATCCGTGGTGCGTGTACGCGTGGACGCGGCCGGTCACGACACGGGCCACGGTGCTGCCCTCGCCGGCCTTGAGCGTGTCGAAGTCCAGGACCTCCTTCCACTGCGGGACCAGGTAGCAGAGATGGGTGGCGTGCCCCGTGTACTCCTGTGTCACCTGGAGCTCGATCATCGAGTTGGTGCGCGGCAGCGAGCCGAACAGGGGGTGGGCCGGTTCGCGGACCTGGAAGTCGATCGGCCCGTTCTTGATCTGCACGACGGCGTTCGCCGCGAACTTCCCGTCCAGGGGAGTGAAGTCGGCGTAGGCCTGCCGGTCCCAGCCCGCGTCGGTGTCGTGCACGAACGCCCGCCACATCACGATCCCGCCGTACGGCCTCACCGCGTCCGCCAGCAGGTTGGCGCCGTCGGCGTGGGTGCGGCCGTAGTCCAGCGGCCCCGGGCGGCCCTCGGAGTTGGCCTTCACCAGGAAGCCGCCGAAGTCCTCGATCCTGTCGTAGATCTCCGCGGCCTTCCTCGGCCACCACGCGCGCACCTCCGCGTCGAAGGGGTCCGCGGTGGCCAGTCCGTCGAGCACCATGGGGGCGGCGAAGTTCGCGGTGACGTACAGGGTCACTCCGTAGCGGCGCAGCACGCCGGCCAGTGCGGCGAGTTTGGTCAGGAACGGCTCGGCGAGGTAGTCGGCGGGGGTGTTGACGTTGTTGATCACCGCTCCGTTGATGCCGAGCGAGGCCAGGGCGCGTGCGTAGTCCGTGTATCTGTCGTCGAGGCGCGGCAGTTCGTCCCAGTCGAAGAAGGACCGGCCCGCGTAGCCGCGTTCGATGGAACCGTCCGGGTTGTCCCAGTGGTCGGCGACGCGCAGCGGCGCGGCGGGGAACTCCGTGAGGTCGACGTGCTCCACCGGCTGCCGGGTCTGTACGAGTCTCAGGAGGTGGAAGGCGCCGTAGAGCACGCCGCGGTCGGCGAGCGCCGCCACCACGACGTGGTCCCTGCCGTGCTTGCGCACCGCGCGGATGACGTATCCCTCGGCGCCCAGCCCCTCCAGGCCGGCCGGGTCGACGAGTTCGCGGACGAGGGCGGAGCTCGTCGGGGTGCCGACCACGAGCGCGCTTTTCGCCGCGGCGGTGGTTCGCGGCCTGACCCGGGTGCCGAGCAGTCCGGTCAGTCCGCGGGCCAGCTCGTCCGCCGCCGACCGCTGGAGCGGGCCGCCGCCCTGCCGGACCAGGGTGCCGAGGGCGGCCCGGTAGCGGTCGAGCAGGCCGGCGTCCTCCACT is a genomic window containing:
- a CDS encoding alpha-glucuronidase family glycosyl hydrolase is translated as MSSGIRRRSILSAAALGTAAGSLALSASTAHASHGSAPSAAALPAEDGYDLWLRYPQVEDAGLLDRYRAALGTLVRQGGGPLQRSAADELARGLTGLLGTRVRPRTTAAAKSALVVGTPTSSALVRELVDPAGLEGLGAEGYVIRAVRKHGRDHVVVAALADRGVLYGAFHLLRLVQTRQPVEHVDLTEFPAAPLRVADHWDNPDGSIERGYAGRSFFDWDELPRLDDRYTDYARALASLGINGAVINNVNTPADYLAEPFLTKLAALAGVLRRYGVTLYVTANFAAPMVLDGLATADPFDAEVRAWWPRKAAEIYDRIEDFGGFLVKANSEGRPGPLDYGRTHADGANLLADAVRPYGGIVMWRAFVHDTDAGWDRQAYADFTPLDGKFAANAVVQIKNGPIDFQVREPAHPLFGSLPRTNSMIELQVTQEYTGHATHLCYLVPQWKEVLDFDTLKAGEGSTVARVVTGRVHAYTHHGFAGVMNFGDDRNWTGSHLAAANTHGYGRLAWDPGLSARELADEWTRMTFGNDPHVVATVSALLLDSWRTYEDYTSPLGTGYLTHPPDGSVTGHLDPSPTTTGQFHKSDRDGIGYDRTATTGNGYTKLYAPATQALYDSLDDCPEELLLFLHHVPYTHRLDNGRTVIQHIYDTHFSGAARVTEMSGRWDGLRRLVDRRRLAEVHHRFAQQLTSADQWRDTLVAYWFELSRVLDEDRSWLQAVVAPADTALLGGERNELPVQVVNATGSGLRTEITLDVPEGWQSGDATTYVDSREDETVKVAVVPPPAPALTTLHARLRSGSVPVLDASLRSLARTVVLPPAARCVHALDAGPASAPVLKDYTRLTPASVWAEGAAFGWVGNTPDATDTGLFDVVRRDYVRDSAPAVLRLKLPAGPCTAHLLTGDPNTLNRTLIVRVDGVEKARTPQLDGREFTWVEIPLGDGPAGREVDVELSAKQGQTWHLSACVVLADA